The following are encoded together in the Mycolicibacterium arabiense genome:
- a CDS encoding 5-oxoprolinase subunit C family protein: protein MLEVIAPGLQTLVQDEGRKGYLAIGLPSSGPMDQLSHHAANALVGNDPAAATLESVFVGPTVRLRYDGVVAVTGAHVDLRVDDVPMPTWTTLPVRAGQVVTVGPALDGARSYLAVRGGIGTPVVMGSRSTYLPSGIGGVDGRELRAGDVLKSADEYGPPPRLGHSVDEELRPTLAKHKEIRVVLGLCRYRVTDVSVEKMLSSDFTIGTEANRVGYRLSGPPLEFVARDAPFGAGDDPSNVVDLGYPVGSIQVPSGQELICLLRDGVTGGGYATVGTVIGVDIDALAQMQAPNTVRLIDVDVDHAVAARRSRDATIASIYRSAQLT, encoded by the coding sequence ATGCTTGAGGTGATCGCACCGGGCCTGCAAACACTGGTGCAGGACGAGGGTCGCAAGGGCTACCTCGCGATTGGGTTGCCGTCGTCGGGGCCGATGGATCAGCTGTCCCACCACGCAGCCAACGCCCTGGTCGGGAACGACCCCGCAGCCGCGACGCTGGAATCGGTGTTCGTCGGCCCGACGGTGCGGCTCCGCTACGACGGAGTCGTCGCGGTCACCGGCGCCCACGTCGACCTGCGGGTCGACGACGTGCCGATGCCGACTTGGACCACGCTGCCGGTGCGCGCGGGGCAGGTCGTCACGGTGGGACCCGCTCTCGACGGGGCGCGTAGCTACCTGGCGGTCCGAGGTGGCATCGGTACGCCGGTGGTCATGGGCAGCCGGTCGACCTATTTGCCGTCGGGAATCGGCGGCGTGGACGGTCGCGAGCTGCGAGCCGGTGACGTGTTGAAGTCGGCCGACGAGTACGGCCCGCCTCCTCGGCTGGGCCATTCCGTGGACGAAGAACTTCGGCCGACATTGGCCAAGCACAAGGAGATCCGCGTCGTGCTTGGCCTGTGCCGTTACCGCGTCACGGACGTCAGCGTCGAGAAGATGCTGTCATCGGACTTCACCATCGGCACCGAGGCCAACAGGGTTGGATACCGGCTCAGTGGCCCACCGCTGGAGTTCGTGGCTCGGGACGCCCCGTTCGGGGCGGGCGACGACCCAAGCAATGTCGTCGACCTCGGCTACCCGGTCGGGTCGATCCAGGTGCCCAGCGGTCAGGAACTCATCTGCCTGCTGCGCGATGGAGTCACCGGCGGCGGCTACGCGACCGTGGGCACCGTCATCGGTGTCGACATCGACGCGCTGGCCCAAATGCAGGCGCCCAACACGGTGCGCCTGATCGACGTGGACGTCGACCACGCCGTCGCCGCCCGCCGCTCCCGTGACGCGACCATCGCCTCGATTTATCGGTCGGCGCAGCTGACCTGA
- a CDS encoding LacI family DNA-binding transcriptional regulator translates to MTETSGTSVRFPAPVTLRVIAEEIGVSVSTVSRVLKAQGDDATRWASAETVARIRAYAKSREYRPHPHAASLRTARSGLVGVLVPRLQDFVLATVYEGVEEAATEHGYSTFVTNSLDDPANKALRTEMMLQRRVEGIIFGDAHHHDPLLSAFAERGTPFVLVSRRSGDYVSATCDDLLGGALVGRHLVEAGRRDLAVLAGLPFASTAIERTSGAVDAFTEAGLHVAPERIEWGPFDAAGGRQAAEKILSRRPYPDAIFATNDFAAIGALGVLRDHGLRVPDDIALIGYNDTPLAAEMPTPLTTVRSPMHEMGRRGIELLIELLGGGTPDSERLTPELVVRQSG, encoded by the coding sequence ATGACCGAGACGAGCGGGACGTCGGTGCGGTTTCCCGCACCGGTGACGCTGCGGGTCATCGCCGAGGAGATCGGCGTCAGCGTGTCGACGGTGTCGCGCGTGCTCAAGGCCCAGGGCGACGACGCCACCCGTTGGGCGTCCGCAGAGACCGTCGCGCGGATCAGGGCCTATGCCAAGTCACGCGAGTACCGGCCGCATCCGCATGCGGCCAGCCTGCGCACGGCCCGCTCCGGACTGGTGGGCGTCCTGGTCCCCCGGCTACAGGACTTCGTCCTCGCCACCGTCTACGAAGGCGTGGAGGAGGCCGCCACGGAGCACGGCTACTCGACGTTCGTCACCAACTCGCTCGACGATCCGGCGAACAAGGCCCTGCGCACGGAGATGATGCTGCAGCGTCGCGTCGAGGGCATCATCTTCGGCGACGCGCACCACCACGACCCGTTGCTCAGCGCATTCGCCGAGCGCGGCACGCCCTTCGTCCTCGTCTCGCGCCGCAGCGGTGACTACGTGTCCGCCACGTGCGACGACCTGCTGGGCGGCGCTCTGGTCGGCCGGCATTTGGTCGAGGCGGGTCGCCGGGATCTGGCGGTGCTCGCGGGGTTGCCGTTCGCCTCCACCGCGATCGAACGAACCTCCGGAGCGGTCGACGCCTTCACCGAGGCCGGGCTGCACGTCGCGCCGGAACGCATCGAGTGGGGGCCGTTCGACGCGGCGGGCGGACGGCAGGCGGCCGAGAAGATCCTGTCTCGCAGGCCCTACCCCGATGCCATCTTCGCCACCAACGACTTCGCGGCCATCGGCGCGCTCGGCGTGCTGCGCGACCACGGGCTCCGGGTGCCCGACGACATAGCATTGATCGGTTACAACGACACACCATTGGCGGCCGAGATGCCGACGCCGCTCACGACGGTCCGCTCCCCGATGCACGAGATGGGCCGCCGCGGTATCGAATTGCTGATCGAACTGCTCGGCGGCGGTACGCCAGACTCCGAGCGGCTCACCCCGGAACTGGTCGTGCGGCAGTCTGGTTGA
- a CDS encoding MFS transporter → MSTSPEDTDTPPLRRIPVRETRRATGIAFFAWTIAVYDFILFGTLLPRISESFGWSTSHALFVSTLVSVGTAIVVLGVGPMVDRLGRRKGMIISVAGTAASSAATAATVGAASLIGVRSISGLGLAEQSVNATYLNELYELTEDEKIRRNRGFIYSLVQTGWPIGALLAAGFVAVVTVVFGEGSWRLAFLLATVPAVVVALLCLKLKESPQFLLQQRIRRLRKDGDETGAARVAGAYDLDHEVAAPLKRIFHGVHLRNTIVLSVAWLFNWFAIQTFSVLGTTVLESGKGIDASNTLLMVVVSNVVGALGYLAHGWAGDRFGRRNTIAVGWTLAGVFFAAMLLGPDTTLYVIVTYMMGLFFLLGPYAAIMFLQAECFTTDCRATGSSFIGAMSQPGAIIGGFILASLTAAAVPYSTAALYVGAVGALISAVVVLLVRKVSSADELEEAAATPGTVG, encoded by the coding sequence ATGAGCACCTCACCCGAGGACACCGATACACCGCCCCTACGGCGCATACCGGTCCGGGAAACGCGCAGGGCAACGGGCATAGCGTTCTTCGCCTGGACGATCGCCGTGTACGACTTCATCCTCTTCGGCACGCTGCTGCCACGCATCTCGGAGTCATTCGGCTGGAGCACCAGTCACGCGCTCTTCGTCTCCACGCTCGTCAGCGTCGGAACCGCGATCGTCGTCCTCGGCGTCGGCCCGATGGTGGACCGGTTGGGCAGGCGCAAGGGCATGATCATCTCCGTCGCGGGCACCGCAGCCTCGTCGGCCGCGACGGCAGCGACCGTCGGCGCGGCGTCCCTGATCGGTGTCCGCTCGATCAGCGGTCTGGGGCTGGCCGAACAGTCGGTCAACGCCACCTATCTCAACGAACTCTACGAACTCACCGAAGACGAGAAGATCCGGCGCAACCGTGGCTTCATCTACTCGCTGGTGCAGACCGGCTGGCCCATCGGCGCGCTCCTGGCGGCGGGCTTCGTCGCGGTCGTCACCGTCGTCTTCGGGGAAGGCTCCTGGCGGCTGGCCTTCCTGCTGGCGACCGTGCCGGCAGTCGTCGTGGCGCTGTTGTGCCTGAAACTGAAGGAGAGCCCACAGTTCCTGCTGCAGCAGAGGATTCGCCGGCTGCGCAAGGACGGCGACGAGACCGGTGCTGCCCGCGTGGCCGGCGCCTACGACCTCGACCACGAGGTCGCCGCGCCGCTCAAGCGCATCTTCCACGGTGTACATCTGCGCAACACCATCGTGCTGTCGGTCGCCTGGCTGTTCAACTGGTTCGCCATCCAGACCTTCTCCGTCCTCGGTACGACGGTGCTGGAATCGGGCAAGGGCATCGACGCCTCGAACACCCTGCTTATGGTCGTGGTGTCCAACGTGGTCGGCGCGCTCGGCTACCTCGCACACGGTTGGGCAGGCGACCGCTTCGGCCGCCGCAACACGATCGCGGTCGGTTGGACGCTCGCCGGCGTCTTCTTCGCCGCCATGCTGCTGGGTCCCGACACCACGCTCTACGTGATCGTCACCTACATGATGGGGCTGTTCTTCCTGCTGGGCCCGTACGCCGCGATCATGTTCCTGCAGGCCGAGTGCTTCACCACCGATTGCCGCGCCACCGGTAGCTCGTTCATCGGGGCCATGAGCCAGCCCGGCGCGATCATCGGCGGGTTCATCCTCGCGAGCCTCACCGCTGCGGCCGTGCCGTACTCGACGGCCGCGCTGTACGTCGGCGCCGTCGGCGCACTGATCTCCGCGGTCGTGGTGCTGCTCGTGCGAAAGGTGTCGTCGGCCGACGAACTCGAGGAAGCCGCCGCAACCCCAGGGACCGTCGGATGA
- a CDS encoding SDR family NAD(P)-dependent oxidoreductase produces MTAATETDAPVAIITGAASGIGAATAVSMARAGYRVGIGTYSGDPHDPHTTLRAVHDAGGDGAIVEVDVRNTESVDGFVAEILGMWGRLDTAVANAGILRAAPFASMTDEQWDDVLQVDLHGVMRTARAAAPHLGAGGSIIAISSIAGGVYGWGEHVHYATAKAGVLGLVRSLGVELGPRGVRANAIIPGLIETPQSLDAVNSLGPEGLRAAGANIPTGRVGRPEEIASVATFLASDAASYVNGQAIVVDGGLTVLMRD; encoded by the coding sequence ATGACCGCCGCGACGGAAACCGACGCCCCGGTTGCCATCATCACCGGCGCGGCCTCGGGCATCGGTGCCGCAACCGCGGTATCGATGGCCAGAGCCGGTTACCGCGTGGGCATCGGCACCTACTCCGGTGATCCACACGATCCCCACACCACCCTTCGGGCGGTCCATGACGCCGGAGGCGACGGCGCCATCGTCGAGGTCGACGTCCGCAATACCGAATCCGTCGACGGCTTCGTCGCCGAGATACTCGGCATGTGGGGGCGACTGGACACCGCCGTCGCCAACGCCGGCATCCTCCGGGCAGCGCCGTTCGCTTCGATGACCGACGAGCAGTGGGACGACGTGCTGCAGGTGGACCTGCACGGCGTCATGCGCACCGCGCGCGCCGCAGCACCACATCTGGGCGCCGGCGGCTCCATCATCGCCATTTCGTCCATCGCAGGCGGGGTCTACGGGTGGGGCGAACACGTGCACTACGCCACCGCGAAGGCCGGCGTGCTCGGCCTGGTCCGGAGCCTGGGTGTCGAACTCGGGCCGCGGGGCGTGCGTGCCAACGCCATCATCCCGGGGCTGATCGAGACGCCGCAGTCGCTGGACGCGGTCAACTCGCTCGGCCCTGAGGGGTTGCGTGCCGCCGGCGCCAACATCCCCACCGGACGGGTCGGCAGGCCAGAGGAGATCGCCTCGGTGGCAACGTTTCTCGCCAGCGATGCCGCCTCCTACGTCAACGGTCAGGCCATCGTCGTCGACGGCGGACTGACCGTCCTCATGCGCGACTGA
- a CDS encoding SDR family NAD(P)-dependent oxidoreductase has translation MTIPESSLLQGRTAMITGAASGIGRAVAAHYLAAGARVVVADLSPRAAEIAGELGADGGVVLDATDEDAVDAAVAAATEMLGRIDVLVTSHGILTQSPMVDMSLALWQETLSVDLTSVFLLNRAVLPGMLGQGGGRIVNVASQLGIKGGESLAHYAAAKAGVIAMTKSLALEVSSRGVLVNAIAPGPIETPMLDGIDDEWKRAKRAELPLGRFGTADEVAPTAVLLASDPGGNLFVGQVLGPNSGDVMP, from the coding sequence ATGACGATCCCGGAGAGCTCTCTGCTGCAGGGCCGTACCGCGATGATTACCGGAGCTGCCAGCGGCATCGGACGTGCAGTCGCCGCGCACTATCTCGCGGCGGGTGCACGCGTCGTCGTCGCAGACCTCAGTCCACGTGCCGCCGAGATCGCCGGCGAACTGGGGGCCGACGGTGGCGTCGTTCTCGACGCCACCGACGAGGACGCCGTCGACGCCGCGGTCGCCGCGGCCACCGAGATGCTGGGCCGGATCGACGTTCTGGTCACGTCGCACGGCATCCTCACCCAGTCGCCGATGGTGGACATGTCGCTGGCCCTGTGGCAGGAGACGCTGAGCGTGGACCTCACCAGCGTTTTCCTGCTGAATCGCGCAGTCCTGCCGGGCATGCTCGGCCAGGGCGGCGGACGCATCGTGAACGTGGCCTCGCAGCTGGGCATCAAGGGCGGTGAGTCGTTGGCGCACTACGCCGCCGCCAAGGCCGGCGTCATCGCGATGACGAAGTCCCTTGCCCTGGAGGTCTCGTCGCGGGGCGTGCTCGTCAACGCCATAGCCCCCGGCCCCATCGAGACGCCGATGCTCGACGGGATCGACGACGAGTGGAAGCGGGCCAAGCGCGCCGAGCTGCCGCTGGGCCGGTTCGGCACCGCGGACGAAGTGGCGCCCACCGCGGTGCTGTTGGCCTCCGATCCCGGCGGGAACCTGTTCGTCGGCCAGGTGCTCGGTCCCAACTCGGGCGACGTGATGCCCTGA
- a CDS encoding LysR family transcriptional regulator, with translation MEVRQLKFFLAVVDHGSFSKAAAELMVAQPSLSQAIAGFERELGMPLFHRVNRGVVLSDGGRALVGPARVVLRDVDEATEAINELKHLRGGRVDLITMPSPGMEPLTTILTTFARAHPDVTINSQAGFTPEEIVASVRSGDSEIGILGSAGSVRAPDLVVVPLESQALVLISGPDGGPDGGVVHRHELSGSRLIVSQRGSLMRALVDDVLAEGVQVTIAAEVAHRTSILPMVLNGFGQAVMPSAWTRTARQSGARVQRIVPESYLHVAAVSRRSHLTAPAKALMDVAVAYGAGDGSA, from the coding sequence GTGGAGGTTCGCCAGCTGAAGTTCTTCCTCGCGGTGGTCGACCACGGGAGCTTCAGCAAGGCCGCCGCGGAGTTGATGGTCGCGCAACCGTCGCTGTCTCAGGCCATCGCCGGGTTCGAACGGGAACTCGGGATGCCGCTCTTCCACCGGGTGAATCGCGGAGTGGTGCTGAGCGACGGCGGCCGCGCGCTGGTGGGCCCGGCCCGGGTGGTGCTGCGCGACGTCGACGAGGCGACCGAGGCGATCAACGAACTCAAGCACCTGCGTGGCGGCCGGGTGGACCTGATCACCATGCCGTCGCCGGGCATGGAACCGCTGACCACGATCCTCACGACGTTCGCCCGGGCGCATCCCGACGTGACCATCAACTCGCAGGCGGGTTTCACGCCCGAGGAGATCGTCGCGAGCGTGCGCTCCGGGGACTCGGAGATCGGCATCCTGGGGTCTGCGGGTTCCGTCCGCGCACCGGACCTGGTCGTCGTTCCGCTGGAAAGTCAAGCGTTGGTGCTCATCTCGGGACCCGACGGCGGTCCCGACGGCGGCGTCGTGCACCGGCACGAGCTGAGCGGCAGCAGGCTGATCGTGTCGCAGCGTGGGTCACTGATGCGCGCGCTCGTCGACGACGTCCTCGCCGAGGGAGTTCAGGTCACGATTGCGGCCGAGGTCGCCCATCGCACGTCGATCCTGCCGATGGTGCTCAACGGCTTCGGCCAAGCGGTGATGCCGTCGGCATGGACCCGTACGGCCCGACAGTCGGGTGCGCGGGTGCAGCGCATCGTCCCGGAGTCGTATCTGCACGTCGCCGCGGTGAGTCGGCGCAGTCACCTGACCGCACCTGCCAAGGCGCTGATGGACGTCGCGGTGGCCTATGGCGCAGGAGATGGATCGGCGTAG
- a CDS encoding tartrate dehydrogenase — protein sequence MARQTFQIAAIPADGVGKEVVSAGRRVLDRLAEQSGDRFAFEWTEFPWGCDYYERTGRMMAEDGLETLEPFDAIYFGAVGWENVPDHVSLWGLRLAITQGFDQWANVRPVTFLPGVTSPLRKADDTELDWVVIRENSEGEYAGLGGRNLSSRGPGNEVALQTALFTDKGCERIMRFAFDMARKRTVKKVSSVTKSNAQQYGMVLWDEVFDRVARDYPDVETESVLVDAMSAKFVLHPEQLSVVVASNLNADILSDLGSALAGSLGLASSANLNPERRFPSMFEPVHGTAPDIAGQGICNPIGAIASAALMLDHLGLADEARMVDAAIEITTAGGVLPRDLGGTATTDEVTDAIIAALSRALLDA from the coding sequence ATGGCTCGACAGACGTTCCAGATCGCCGCGATCCCCGCCGACGGCGTCGGCAAGGAGGTCGTGTCCGCCGGACGACGGGTGCTCGACCGCCTCGCCGAGCAGTCGGGGGATCGGTTCGCCTTCGAGTGGACCGAGTTCCCGTGGGGATGCGACTACTACGAGCGGACCGGCCGGATGATGGCCGAGGACGGCCTCGAGACGCTCGAGCCCTTCGACGCGATCTACTTCGGCGCGGTCGGGTGGGAGAACGTGCCCGATCACGTCAGCCTGTGGGGTCTGCGACTCGCGATCACCCAGGGCTTCGACCAGTGGGCCAACGTCCGGCCCGTCACCTTCCTGCCGGGAGTCACGTCGCCGCTGCGCAAGGCCGACGACACCGAACTCGACTGGGTGGTCATCCGGGAGAACAGCGAGGGCGAGTACGCGGGCCTCGGCGGCCGAAATCTCAGCAGCCGCGGGCCCGGCAACGAAGTGGCGCTACAGACGGCGCTGTTCACCGACAAGGGGTGCGAACGCATCATGCGATTCGCGTTCGACATGGCGCGCAAGCGCACGGTCAAGAAGGTCTCGAGCGTGACCAAGTCCAACGCCCAGCAATACGGAATGGTGTTGTGGGACGAGGTCTTCGACCGGGTCGCGCGGGACTACCCCGACGTCGAGACCGAGAGCGTGCTCGTCGACGCCATGAGCGCGAAGTTCGTACTGCACCCCGAACAGCTCTCGGTCGTCGTGGCCTCGAACCTCAACGCCGACATCCTGTCCGACCTGGGTTCGGCGCTGGCGGGCAGCCTCGGCCTGGCGTCGAGCGCCAACCTCAATCCCGAGCGGCGGTTCCCCAGCATGTTCGAACCCGTGCACGGGACGGCGCCCGACATCGCAGGCCAGGGCATCTGCAATCCGATCGGCGCGATTGCCAGCGCGGCTTTGATGCTCGACCACTTGGGGTTGGCAGACGAGGCGCGCATGGTCGACGCGGCGATCGAAATCACCACGGCGGGCGGCGTGCTGCCCCGCGATCTAGGCGGCACCGCGACCACCGACGAGGTCACCGACGCGATCATCGCCGCGCTGAGCCGCGCACTGCTCGACGCCTGA
- a CDS encoding aspartate aminotransferase family protein → MHMANAFDGSDVGLLDEDVQDLIRRREAVLAPSYRLFYRHPVVVARGSGVWLYDADDNRYLDAYNNVPAVGHSHPHVQRLVTEQLGVVNTHTRYLTEPVIDYSERLLGLFPPALNKVVYTCTGSEAVDLALRVARYETGARGVICTAHAYHGTTTAAAAVSPSLGPNNFIGDDVVLVTAPDTERDDPATMADDFAARVRSAIAELRGRGVGFAGMIVDSIMSSDGVQSDPQRFLAPAVRAVHEAGGVWIADEVQPGFGRLGSTWWGFQRHGIEPDLVVLGKPMGNGIPIGALVGRDGVMTKFGRDIRYFNTFGGNPVSIAAATAVLDVIEEEALLDNVQRSGRRLLEGLRDIAGRHDCVGGVRGSGLFLAMEFIDGDDADADTATRVVNELRERRILISASGPRENVLKIRPPLPFTTEHADRLLGELDDVLVNVPR, encoded by the coding sequence CTGCACATGGCGAACGCCTTCGACGGGTCGGATGTAGGCCTCCTCGACGAGGACGTCCAAGACCTGATTCGACGCCGTGAGGCCGTGCTGGCGCCGAGCTACCGGTTGTTCTACCGGCATCCGGTGGTGGTGGCCCGTGGGTCGGGCGTGTGGCTCTACGACGCGGACGACAACCGGTATCTCGACGCCTACAACAACGTTCCGGCCGTGGGCCACAGCCACCCGCACGTTCAGCGGCTCGTCACCGAGCAGTTGGGCGTGGTCAACACTCACACGCGCTACCTCACGGAACCCGTCATCGACTACTCCGAACGGCTTCTCGGGCTCTTCCCTCCGGCGTTGAACAAGGTGGTCTACACCTGCACTGGCAGTGAGGCAGTAGACCTGGCACTGAGGGTGGCGCGCTACGAGACCGGGGCACGTGGCGTCATCTGCACCGCACACGCGTACCACGGCACCACCACCGCCGCGGCCGCCGTCTCGCCCAGCCTGGGACCCAACAACTTCATCGGCGACGACGTCGTCCTCGTGACAGCTCCCGACACAGAACGCGACGATCCCGCCACGATGGCCGATGACTTCGCCGCGAGAGTGCGTAGTGCGATCGCTGAATTGCGTGGGCGTGGCGTAGGTTTCGCCGGCATGATCGTCGACTCCATCATGTCGAGCGACGGAGTGCAGTCAGACCCGCAGCGCTTTCTCGCGCCCGCGGTGCGCGCCGTCCACGAGGCCGGCGGCGTTTGGATCGCCGACGAAGTGCAACCAGGCTTCGGTCGCTTGGGATCGACGTGGTGGGGCTTCCAGAGGCACGGTATCGAGCCGGATCTCGTCGTATTGGGCAAACCGATGGGCAATGGCATCCCGATCGGAGCGCTGGTGGGGCGTGACGGCGTAATGACGAAGTTCGGCCGTGACATCAGGTACTTCAACACCTTCGGCGGTAATCCCGTCAGCATCGCGGCCGCCACCGCCGTCCTCGACGTCATCGAAGAGGAGGCACTGCTCGACAACGTGCAACGATCGGGCCGTCGGCTGCTCGAGGGACTGCGCGACATTGCGGGCCGACACGACTGCGTCGGTGGAGTGCGCGGGAGCGGACTGTTCCTGGCCATGGAGTTCATCGACGGCGATGATGCTGACGCCGACACGGCGACGCGGGTGGTCAACGAACTGCGGGAGCGCCGCATCTTGATCAGTGCCTCGGGTCCGCGCGAGAACGTACTGAAGATCCGGCCGCCGCTGCCGTTCACCACCGAGCATGCCGATCGATTGCTTGGCGAACTGGACGACGTACTGGTGAACGTGCCGCGCTAA
- a CDS encoding asparaginase — protein MPHVVVLTSGGTISSRRDGDSVVAVDDASALLAGIEADEGITVEAHDVVRTGSYRMTPADMRAIAEAVAHHLGRADVDGVVVTHGTDTLEETAILLDLTHGDDHPVVLTGAQRAADVADTDGPRNLRDAIAVAASPAIRGTGVLVSFDGSVFAARGVRKSHTVDLAAFSNPAGTVATVRDGAVHVHNVPVRPAAQAPVTSAFDTVRVDVVAVYPGADDALLRAAVTAGARGIVLVGTGLGNAPAGIAEAVADVVADEVAIALSTRVAAGPVLPVYGHGGGFDLVAAGAVPTSLPPSQTRITLALMLSAGATQAEIATALGRRAR, from the coding sequence ATGCCCCACGTCGTCGTCCTCACCAGCGGTGGGACCATCTCGTCGCGCCGCGACGGTGACTCCGTGGTGGCCGTGGACGACGCGTCGGCGCTGCTGGCCGGCATCGAGGCCGACGAGGGCATCACCGTCGAGGCGCACGACGTGGTCCGCACCGGGTCATACCGCATGACGCCTGCCGACATGCGGGCCATCGCCGAGGCCGTCGCCCACCATCTCGGCCGCGCTGACGTGGACGGCGTGGTGGTCACCCACGGCACCGACACGCTCGAGGAGACCGCGATACTGCTGGACCTCACCCATGGCGACGACCACCCCGTGGTCCTCACCGGAGCGCAGCGCGCTGCCGACGTCGCCGACACCGACGGACCGCGCAACCTGCGCGACGCCATCGCCGTCGCCGCCAGTCCCGCAATACGCGGGACGGGTGTGCTCGTCTCGTTCGACGGGTCGGTCTTCGCCGCGCGCGGGGTGCGCAAGTCGCACACCGTGGACCTGGCGGCGTTCTCAAATCCGGCAGGCACCGTCGCAACGGTGCGCGACGGCGCGGTGCACGTGCACAACGTGCCCGTGCGGCCCGCGGCGCAGGCCCCCGTGACGTCGGCCTTCGACACCGTGCGGGTGGACGTCGTCGCCGTGTACCCCGGCGCCGACGATGCGCTCCTGCGGGCGGCGGTGACGGCGGGGGCGCGCGGCATCGTCCTGGTCGGAACCGGATTGGGCAACGCCCCTGCCGGCATCGCCGAAGCGGTGGCCGACGTCGTCGCCGACGAGGTGGCGATCGCCCTGTCCACCCGCGTGGCCGCCGGCCCGGTGCTTCCGGTCTACGGCCACGGCGGGGGCTTCGATCTGGTGGCCGCCGGTGCCGTCCCGACGTCGCTGCCACCCTCGCAGACCCGCATCACCCTGGCGCTGATGCTCTCGGCAGGCGCCACGCAGGCCGAGATCGCCACAGCGCTGGGCCGACGCGCCCGATGA
- a CDS encoding polysaccharide deacetylase family protein, whose amino-acid sequence MAKEIFVAFGVDVDAVGGWLGSYGGEDSPGDISRGVFAGEVGVPRLNQLFDRYQLPSTWFWPGHSIETFPEQFDQIVSAGHEIGVHGYSHENPIAMSRQQESDILDHCISLIEDRAGRRPTGYVAPWWEFSRVTNELLIERGIAYDHSLMHRDFEPYYVRVGDSWTPIDYDQPASTWMKPLVRGQETDLVEIPASWYLDDLPPMMFIKTSPNSHGFVNPRHIEEMWRDQFDWVYRECDYAVFTFTIHPDVSGRPQVLLMLERLIEHINSHEGVTWSTFDGIAKDFVTRRPRVSTS is encoded by the coding sequence ATGGCCAAGGAAATATTCGTCGCATTCGGCGTCGACGTCGACGCAGTCGGGGGCTGGCTGGGCTCCTACGGGGGCGAGGACTCACCAGGAGACATCTCCCGGGGCGTCTTCGCGGGCGAGGTGGGCGTGCCACGCCTGAACCAACTCTTCGACCGCTATCAGCTGCCGTCCACCTGGTTCTGGCCCGGGCACTCCATCGAGACCTTCCCCGAGCAGTTCGACCAGATCGTCAGTGCCGGGCACGAAATCGGGGTGCACGGCTACAGCCACGAGAACCCGATCGCCATGAGCCGTCAACAAGAATCCGACATCCTCGACCACTGCATCTCGCTGATCGAAGACCGCGCGGGCAGGAGGCCCACCGGTTACGTCGCGCCATGGTGGGAGTTCAGTCGCGTGACCAACGAACTGCTCATCGAACGCGGCATCGCCTACGACCACTCGTTGATGCACAGGGACTTCGAGCCCTACTACGTGCGCGTCGGCGACTCCTGGACTCCGATCGACTACGACCAGCCGGCCTCGACGTGGATGAAGCCGCTGGTGCGCGGGCAGGAGACCGATCTGGTCGAGATCCCGGCCAGCTGGTACCTCGACGACCTGCCGCCGATGATGTTCATCAAGACCAGCCCGAACAGTCACGGATTCGTCAACCCGCGGCACATCGAAGAGATGTGGCGCGACCAGTTCGACTGGGTGTACCGCGAATGTGACTACGCCGTATTCACTTTCACCATCCACCCCGACGTGTCCGGCCGGCCGCAGGTGCTGCTGATGCTCGAGCGCCTGATCGAGCACATCAACTCCCATGAAGGAGTCACCTGGAGCACGTTCGACGGCATCGCCAAGGACTTCGTCACACGGCGGCCGCGCGTCAGCACCAGCTAG